The following proteins are encoded in a genomic region of Toxotes jaculatrix isolate fToxJac2 chromosome 3, fToxJac2.pri, whole genome shotgun sequence:
- the LOC121179521 gene encoding oocyte zinc finger protein XlCOF8.4-like, with the protein MSALDSLKEFMEQRLAAAVEDIFEYFQKTIAEYEEELGRYRKLLDTVLLPEIRLRREDVPSLTVNAKIPPEQQGIQSSLHQEHPQSPCIKEEQEEVWTSPEGEQLQGLEGADIPDFPFPPTSVKSESDNVQLSELCQSQTEESTEADPPAKSTADQMETAADGEDCEGSVTDVPSDNSSLCCSEPGIKNDDDLNRFNGRNMCKPFSCLFWEKCFCSKSEAVTHERGHTSQKPSCRTPQQTNHFKSHLKVHTGERAFRCSDCGECFSHRAPFKQHVMHHKGEKPFSGRRACGRRFTWKSGNCSRK; encoded by the exons ATGAGTGCTCTCGACAGTCTGAAGGAATTCATGGAGCAGCGCTTAGCTGCGGCTGTCGAGGACATATTTGAATATTTCCAGAAGACAATCGCAGAGTATGAGGAGGAGCTTGGCCGCTACCGCAAGCTGCTGGACACCGTGTTGTTACCGGAAATCAGGCTGCGAAGAGAAG ATGTCCCTTCTCTGACTGTAAATGCAAAGATTCCCCCTGAGCAGCAGGGGATTCAGTCCAGCCTGCACCAGGAGCACCCACAGTCCCCATGCATtaaggaggaacaggaggaagtCTGGACCAGTCCAGAGGGAGAGCAGCTCCAAGGGCTGGAAGGTGCTGATATCCCGGATTTCCCTTTCCCTCCTACCTCTGTGAAGAGTGAAAGTGATAATGTTCAGTTATCTGAGCTTTGTCAAAGCCAAACTGAGGAGAGCACAGAGGCAGATCCTCCAGCCAAGAGCACAGCTGATcagatggaaacagcagctgatggagaggactGTGAAGGATCAGTCACTGATGTACCAAGTGATAACAGCAGTTTATGCTGTTCTGAACCAGGGATTAAGAACGATGATGATTTGAATAGGTTTAATGGCAGGAACATGTGTAAAcctttcagctgtttattttggGAGAAATGTTTCTGCAGCAAGTCAGAAGCGGTGACACATGAGAGAGGTCACACCTCTCAGAAACCTTCCTGTAGAACTCCACAGCAGACCAATCATTTCAAGTCACACCTGAAAgtccacacaggagagagagcGTTTAGGTGCTCAGACTGTGGTGAGTGCTTTAGTCACCGTGCACCTTTTAAACAGCATGTGATGCACCACAAGGGGGAGAAGCCATTCAGTGGGAGGAGAGCCTGTGGCAGAAGATTCACTTGGAAATCAGGTAACTGCAGCAGGAAATGA
- the slc2a10 gene encoding solute carrier family 2, facilitated glucose transporter member 10, translated as MGWSLLLLASVVSTLGGLVFGYELGIISGALLQLKAEFSLSCVQQEALVSSLLIGALLASTVGGCLIDRHGRRNAILLSNILILTGSLVLLISSFPALVVGRITVGFATCISSMSCCIFVSEMVTPDRRGFLVTLYEGGITVGILAAYAINYILSDCRRGWKWMFGFAVVPTLVQLVCIWGLPSSAKESISYNYCQSERDLRSSIETQEADDLKVGSRKDNKRVKYNNMYLIQRKDNMRTRTVIGLGLVLFQQFTGQPNMLLYASTILHSVGFQSNASAVLASVGLGLVKVIATLISMVLSDRVGRRPLLISGCSVMALCLITIGLLSGHSLMNAKRPCNSEDFNVNITNLAHLTNGNMSVFDTPFDESHKLFNNNTQDKNIYDKVGLKSLEPAPESSSSIYGTVVNWIILLCMMAVVSAYAVGFGPMTWLLLSEIFPVAVRGRAFAFTNCFNWAANLLVTFTFLDVIDVIGLSRIFFVYGITAVAAGIFFYFMLPETKGKTLEEIDNELRLNRFYNSEESCGCISQRKTFPQYQRVHCQVSTSG; from the exons ATGG GTTGGTCCCTCCTCCTATTGGCCAGTGTGGTGTCCACTCTGGGTGGTCTGGTCTTTGGGTATGAGCTGGGCATCATCTCAGGTGCATTGTTGCAGCTGAAGGCAGAGTTCAGCCTCTCATGTGTCCAGCAGGAGGCTCTGGTCAGTTCTCTGTTGATTGGAGCtctgctagcctccactgtgGGTGGCTGCTTGATCGACCGTCATGGCCGCAGGAACGCCATCCTCCTCAGCAACATCCTGATCCTGACCGGCAGCCTGGTCCTGCTCATCAGTTCCTTCCCTGCGCTGGTGGTTGGCAGGATCACAGTAGGCTTTGCCACATGTATATCCTCAATGTCCTGCTGCATCTTTGTGTCTGAGATGGTTACCCCAGATCGCAGGGGCTTCCTAGTAACACTGTATGAAGGTGGGATCACTGTTGGCATCCTGGCAGCTTATGCCATCAACTACATCCTTTCTGACTGCAGGAGAGGGTGGAAGTGGATGTTTGGATTTGCTGTAGTTCCCACTTTGGTTCAGCTGGTCTGTATCTGGGGTCTTCCATCCAGCGCTAAGGAATCAATAAGCTACAATTACTGTCAGTCTGAAAGAGACCTCAGGAGTTCCATTGAAACCCAAGAAGCAGATGACTTAAAAGTGGGCTCCAGGAAGGACAACAAGAGGGTTAAGTACAACAACATGTACTTAATCCAGCGTAAAGACAACATGAGGACTCGGACTGTCATTGGGCTTGGACTGGTGCTCTTTCAGCAGTTCACAGGCCAGCCGAACATGCTCCTCTACGCCTCCACCATCTTACACTCAGTGGGGTTTCAGAGCAATGCCTCGGCCGTGCTGGCATCTGTGGGCTTGGGGTTGGTTAAAGTGATTGCCACTCTGATCTCGATGGTGCTTTCAGACAGGGTGGGCAGGAGGCCTCTGCTCATCAGTGGATGCTCTGTTATGGCACTGTGTTTGATAACCATTGGACTCCTCAGTGGACATTCACTGATGAATGCTAAAAGGCCTTGTAATTCTGAAGATTTCAATGTTAACATAACAAATCTAGCTCATTTAACTAATGGTAATATGTCAGTTTTTGACACACCTTTTGATGAGAGCCACAAGCTTTTTAATAACAATACAcaagataaaaatatatatgataaAGTTGGACTAAAATCCTTGGAACCTGCCCCAGAGTCTTCCTCCAGCATCTATGGCACAGTTGTGAACTGGATCATTCTCTTGTGTATGATGGCTGTTGTCAGTGCATACGCCGTTGGATTTGGACCAA TGACCTGGCTTCTCCTGAGTGAAATATTTCCAGTTGCTGTCAGAGGAAGAGCGTTCGCCTTCACCAACTGCTTCAACTGGGCAGCCAACCTCTTGGTCACATTCACTTTCTTGGATGTTATCG ATGTCATTGGTCTGTCGAGGATATTTTTTGTGTATGGGATAACTGCTGTGGCAGCTGGGATTTTCTTCTACTTCATGCTACCAGAGACCAAAGGGAAGACTCTGGAGGAGATAGATAACGAACTGCGTTTAAACAG gttttacaaCAGTGAGGAGTCCTGTGGCTGCATCAGCCAGAGAAAGACTTTCCCACAGTACCAGAGAGTGCACTGTCAAGTTAGCACCTCAGGGTGA